From the genome of Scytonema hofmannii PCC 7110, one region includes:
- a CDS encoding pirin family protein, with protein MTTQTQTLRTVAGIINSVETLEGAGFLVRRPFPKSSFSEFDPFLLLDELGPVNQKPGQAKGAPDHPHRGFEIVSYVLDGRLEHKDSVGHAGLLNPGDVQWMTAGAGVVHSEMPEAEFNRTGGRLHGIQLWVNLPQRDKMIAPRYQEIPSAQIPVAQTKDGSVTVRAIAGEALGAKAVIETRTPIIYLHFTLQPGASIVQPVPKEYNAFAYVLDGSGLFGTEQERGEDGQMVIFAPDGEEVAIANPADATQPLDLLLIAGVPLNEPVVRYGPFVMNTEAEILQAIDDYQNGKMGHIYA; from the coding sequence ATGACAACTCAAACTCAAACACTCCGAACCGTTGCTGGAATCATTAATAGTGTAGAAACGCTTGAAGGAGCGGGCTTCCTGGTGCGTCGTCCTTTTCCCAAGAGTAGCTTTTCCGAGTTTGACCCCTTTCTCCTCCTCGATGAATTGGGTCCCGTGAATCAGAAGCCCGGTCAAGCAAAGGGCGCACCGGATCATCCCCATCGTGGCTTTGAAATCGTCAGCTACGTCCTGGATGGACGGCTGGAACACAAGGACTCGGTCGGTCATGCCGGACTGCTCAATCCCGGCGATGTGCAGTGGATGACCGCTGGGGCAGGCGTAGTGCATTCCGAAATGCCAGAAGCTGAGTTTAACCGCACGGGTGGGCGGCTGCATGGCATTCAACTGTGGGTCAACTTGCCGCAGCGGGACAAGATGATTGCGCCTCGCTATCAGGAAATTCCATCAGCACAGATTCCGGTGGCTCAGACAAAAGATGGGTCTGTGACAGTGCGCGCGATCGCGGGAGAAGCGTTGGGGGCGAAAGCGGTGATTGAAACCCGCACCCCGATTATCTACCTGCACTTCACGCTACAACCGGGAGCAAGCATTGTTCAACCGGTACCGAAAGAGTACAACGCCTTTGCCTATGTCCTCGATGGGTCTGGTTTGTTTGGCACTGAGCAGGAACGGGGTGAGGATGGGCAAATGGTGATTTTTGCACCGGATGGGGAGGAAGTGGCGATCGCCAATCCTGCGGATGCCACCCAACCCCTTGATCTATTGCTGATTGCTGGAGTGCCGCTGAATGAACCTGTGGTGCGCTATGGTCCTTTTGTGATGAACACTGAAGCCGAAATCCTGCAAGCGATCGACGATTACCAAAATGGAAAGATGGGACATATTTATGCTTAA
- a CDS encoding PadR family transcriptional regulator, with translation MSLAHVILGLLQQQERTGYDLKTKCFDDCISHLWQADQAQIYRTLDKLESQGWITCTIEIQHDRPNRKVYRITEAGAAELTHWLQTHHPLPVLREPLLAQLYFAAQLPNEAIVYLLEQELEARQEQFAQCEEIETISLSNPTASREQKLHRLVLDLMKQREQTYLDWLEKAIATIRSQST, from the coding sequence ATGTCTCTTGCCCATGTGATTCTGGGTCTGCTCCAACAACAGGAGCGGACAGGCTACGACCTCAAAACCAAGTGTTTTGACGATTGCATTTCCCATCTGTGGCAAGCAGATCAGGCACAAATTTATCGGACTTTAGATAAACTGGAGTCACAGGGGTGGATTACCTGTACCATCGAGATTCAGCACGATCGCCCCAATCGCAAGGTTTACCGGATTACCGAAGCAGGTGCAGCAGAGTTAACCCACTGGCTTCAGACACATCATCCGTTGCCCGTGTTGCGAGAGCCGTTGCTGGCGCAACTCTATTTTGCAGCTCAGTTGCCTAACGAGGCGATCGTGTATCTGCTAGAGCAGGAACTGGAAGCACGGCAAGAACAGTTCGCCCAGTGTGAGGAAATCGAGACTATATCTTTGAGTAATCCGACTGCATCGCGCGAGCAAAAACTGCATCGACTGGTTTTGGACTTAATGAAGCAACGGGAACAGACTTATTTAGATTGGTTGGAAAAGGCAATCGCAACAATCCGTAGCCAATCGACGTAA
- a CDS encoding alpha/beta fold hydrolase, giving the protein MSTFVLVHGSWHDASAWKLVIDQLEAKGHLAFAPTIAGHGKGVNKNVNHARCTQSIVDYILDKDLTDIVLLGHSFGGTIIAKVAEVIPDRIKRLIFFDAFVLNDGESLRDNLPPHLHTLLDELVRESNDRTVMLPFEMWREAFLNDADLDLARTSYAQLSPEPYQPWIDKLDLKRFYSLSIPKSYLYCTEDTVLPQGEWGWHPRMSSRLGQFRFVQMPGSHEVMFSNPVGLAEKIIVAGRD; this is encoded by the coding sequence ATGTCAACTTTTGTCTTAGTTCATGGCTCCTGGCATGATGCTTCTGCTTGGAAACTAGTCATCGACCAGCTAGAAGCAAAAGGACATCTCGCTTTTGCTCCCACGATCGCCGGACATGGTAAAGGCGTAAATAAAAACGTCAACCATGCTCGATGTACGCAATCGATCGTCGATTACATCCTCGATAAAGACTTAACCGATATTGTCCTATTAGGTCATAGTTTCGGCGGGACAATTATTGCGAAAGTTGCTGAAGTGATTCCCGATCGCATTAAACGGCTCATCTTCTTTGATGCCTTTGTCCTCAACGATGGAGAGAGCCTTAGAGATAACCTTCCACCGCATCTTCATACATTACTCGACGAGCTAGTTAGAGAATCAAACGATCGGACGGTGATGCTACCTTTTGAGATGTGGCGAGAAGCGTTTCTCAACGATGCTGACCTCGATTTGGCTCGAACGAGTTACGCACAACTATCCCCTGAGCCGTATCAACCGTGGATTGACAAGCTGGACTTGAAGCGGTTTTACTCGTTGTCTATTCCTAAAAGTTACCTCTACTGTACAGAAGACACTGTTTTACCTCAAGGCGAATGGGGATGGCATCCGAGAATGTCTAGTCGCTTAGGGCAATTTCGGTTCGTGCAAATGCCCGGTAGCCATGAGGTGATGTTTTCTAACCCGGTTGGTTTAGCCGAAAAGATTATTGTGGCAGGACGTGACTAG
- a CDS encoding SDR family oxidoreductase: protein MFLCSDATSYITGQSLAIDGGYTAS, encoded by the coding sequence ATTTTTCTCTGTTCTGATGCTACGAGCTACATCACAGGTCAGTCTTTGGCGATCGATGGCGGATATACAGCGAGTTAA
- a CDS encoding zinc-dependent alcohol dehydrogenase family protein: MEYMKAAVLTAFGSAEVFEFQTIPKPVPKATQVLVRVYATSLNPLDYQTRRGDYKDLVRLPAIIGVDVSGVIEAIGEAVTHFQVGDEVYYSPQIFGEFGSYAQYHVAEESIVAVKPINLTHVEAACLPLAGGTAWDCLVTRGNLQVGETVLIHAGAGGVGSIAIQLAKAMGAYVYTTCSAENFDFVKKLGADYPIDYKHENYIEVIGRETNDRGVDLVLDTVGGDTIGRSSEVIHPFGKLVTIVDIATPQTLLDAWSRNLTIHFVFSPQYRDKLDALRNLIERDQIRPVIDSVLPWSDIVQAHQRLEKGGMRGKIVLQLTE, translated from the coding sequence ATGGAGTACATGAAAGCTGCGGTACTGACCGCTTTTGGTAGCGCTGAGGTGTTTGAATTTCAAACCATACCTAAGCCAGTTCCAAAAGCGACCCAAGTTCTGGTAAGAGTATATGCAACCTCGCTCAATCCCCTTGATTATCAAACTCGTCGAGGAGACTACAAAGATTTAGTTCGTCTCCCTGCAATTATCGGAGTTGACGTTTCGGGTGTGATTGAAGCTATTGGAGAGGCAGTCACTCATTTCCAGGTTGGAGATGAAGTTTACTACTCACCCCAGATTTTTGGCGAGTTTGGTAGTTATGCTCAATACCACGTTGCAGAGGAAAGCATTGTTGCAGTTAAGCCGATTAATTTGACCCATGTTGAGGCAGCTTGCTTGCCGTTGGCAGGAGGAACCGCTTGGGATTGCCTTGTAACCAGAGGGAATTTACAAGTCGGTGAAACAGTTCTAATTCATGCTGGAGCGGGTGGAGTCGGTTCGATCGCAATTCAACTGGCGAAAGCAATGGGTGCTTATGTATATACGACATGCAGTGCAGAAAACTTTGACTTCGTTAAGAAGCTGGGTGCAGATTATCCCATCGACTACAAGCATGAAAATTATATTGAAGTGATTGGGCGAGAAACGAATGATCGCGGAGTTGATTTGGTTTTAGACACGGTTGGAGGAGACACGATTGGACGTAGCTCAGAAGTGATTCATCCATTTGGAAAACTTGTCACAATCGTCGATATTGCAACTCCTCAAACACTTCTTGATGCTTGGAGTAGGAATTTGACGATTCACTTCGTTTTCAGTCCTCAATATAGAGACAAATTGGACGCACTGAGGAACCTGATTGAACGCGACCAGATTCGACCCGTCATTGATTCAGTTCTGCCTTGGAGCGACATCGTTCAAGCTCATCAACGTTTAGAAAAGGGAGGAATGCGCGGCAAGATTGTCCTGCAATTGACTGAGTGA
- a CDS encoding ester cyclase: MVNKQTVDEQANRKAPTNLTPAQEFLQALWGEHLRHEFETLNTDDTLATMVEDAYVNHIPVMTGGVRKPALREFYSKYFIPQMPPDLELTPISRTIGIDRLVDEMMAKFTHTIRMDWMLPGIAPTGKRVEVAVVTIVQFRDDKLAHEHIYWDQASVLVQLGLLDPGTLPVVGVDSARKALDPNLPSNALIDR, from the coding sequence ATGGTCAACAAACAAACTGTAGACGAACAAGCAAATAGAAAGGCACCCACTAACTTGACACCAGCCCAGGAGTTTTTGCAAGCACTTTGGGGAGAGCATTTGCGGCACGAGTTTGAGACTCTCAACACTGACGATACCCTCGCCACGATGGTTGAGGATGCTTATGTTAACCACATTCCGGTCATGACTGGGGGAGTAAGGAAACCAGCACTGCGCGAGTTTTATTCCAAATACTTCATTCCACAGATGCCGCCAGACCTGGAGCTGACACCAATCTCACGCACGATCGGAATCGATCGGCTTGTCGATGAAATGATGGCTAAGTTCACTCATACCATCCGAATGGACTGGATGCTACCTGGCATTGCTCCGACAGGGAAACGGGTTGAAGTAGCAGTGGTAACGATCGTTCAGTTCCGTGACGACAAGCTAGCCCACGAACACATCTACTGGGATCAAGCGAGTGTTTTGGTTCAACTCGGTTTGCTCGATCCTGGTACGTTACCCGTTGTGGGCGTTGACAGCGCGCGAAAAGCACTCGATCCGAACTTGCCTTCAAACGCACTAATTGATCGCTAA